In Promicromonospora sp. Populi, one genomic interval encodes:
- a CDS encoding helix-turn-helix transcriptional regulator: MAERADDRLLRLLGIVAYLDGAGPVPVEDLAKRFGTTPAQIQKDVDALWVSGTPGYWPDDLIDFDAASIDRGVVHLTEARGMTRPLRLGTREAIALVAALRAMKATSAVQADGARSAVVESALRKLTDATGEAASAVDVRLAPGGDRQVVAAISSALTARHRLRIRYVTSSDVVSEREVDPVRLHTQDEFAYLAAWCYRADAPRTFRVDRILEATETDIPVQAHPGVGEPSAEIDFAALFAGGSSPLATIRFAPRARWFAEEVPVESVRNLPDGDFEVTLRVTNPGWLRSTLIQLAPYVRSVLPRALADDVAGAAKDALAAYGVSTGVSTGGSPAAATSGDPD; encoded by the coding sequence GTGGCTGAGCGGGCCGACGACCGGCTGCTGCGCCTGCTCGGCATCGTCGCCTACCTCGACGGCGCCGGGCCCGTCCCGGTGGAGGACCTCGCCAAGCGGTTCGGCACCACCCCCGCGCAGATCCAGAAGGACGTCGACGCCCTGTGGGTCTCCGGCACCCCCGGATACTGGCCCGACGACCTCATCGACTTCGACGCCGCATCCATCGACCGCGGCGTTGTGCACCTGACCGAGGCCCGCGGCATGACCCGGCCCCTACGCCTCGGCACCCGCGAGGCGATCGCCCTGGTCGCGGCCCTGCGCGCCATGAAGGCCACCAGCGCCGTCCAGGCCGACGGCGCCCGCTCCGCCGTCGTCGAGTCCGCCCTGCGCAAGCTCACCGACGCCACGGGCGAGGCCGCGAGCGCCGTCGACGTGCGGCTCGCACCAGGTGGGGACCGGCAGGTCGTAGCGGCGATCTCGTCGGCGCTCACGGCGCGGCACCGGTTGCGGATCCGGTACGTGACGTCGTCGGACGTCGTCAGCGAGCGGGAGGTGGACCCGGTGCGGCTGCACACGCAGGACGAGTTCGCCTACCTCGCCGCGTGGTGCTACCGGGCCGATGCGCCGCGTACGTTTCGGGTGGACCGCATCCTGGAGGCGACCGAGACGGACATCCCGGTGCAGGCGCACCCGGGGGTGGGGGAGCCGTCGGCGGAGATCGACTTCGCGGCGCTGTTCGCGGGTGGTTCCTCGCCGCTGGCGACCATCCGGTTCGCGCCGCGGGCGCGGTGGTTCGCCGAGGAGGTGCCGGTCGAGTCGGTGCGCAACCTGCCCGACGGCGACTTCGAGGTCACGCTGCGGGTCACCAACCCGGGCTGGTTGCGCAGCACGCTGATCCAGCTCGCACCGTACGTGCGGTCGGTCCTGCCCCGGGCCCTGGCCGACGACGTGGCGGGCGCCGCCAAGGATGCGCTGGCGGCATACGGTGTCAGCACTGGTGTCAGCACTGGTGGTAGCCCGGCCGCAGCCACATCCGGCGATCCGGACTAG
- a CDS encoding DUF3866 family protein, whose amino-acid sequence MMTWRIGTVISTGRSWRGARELEVTLNQPLPGRTADIGVSGGIGSVTVRALAYTDLVGEPAPGDALLLNVSALARGLGTGGYALVVGPASGATDLPPDPAQGPGHLVKARYTPLQTMVLGVDEQESPHHATLADADSLDGMPVVVADLHSALPAVVAGLRHAAGRAATGPDSLKVAYIMTDGGALPAAFSRTIAALRDADWLTTCVTVGQAYGGDLEAVTVHTGLLAARHVTGCDVAIVAQGPGNLGTGTRWGYSGVAAGEAINAAATLGGRPVASLRLSGADPRDRHLGVSHHSLTAYGRVALAPADIPVPVPTADVETLPNWGAPLTRRVREQALTLTNPGRHTLVDIPADATLVETLRTSPAGLRTMGRNLDGDPASFVAAAVAGIHAHHLTQSSSDTAQPA is encoded by the coding sequence GTGATGACGTGGCGGATCGGGACCGTGATTTCCACAGGCAGGTCGTGGCGGGGTGCCCGCGAGCTCGAGGTGACGCTCAACCAGCCCCTGCCAGGGCGTACCGCCGACATCGGGGTCAGCGGTGGGATCGGTTCCGTGACCGTCCGTGCCCTGGCGTACACCGACCTCGTAGGCGAGCCCGCCCCGGGTGACGCCCTGCTGCTCAACGTCTCCGCGCTCGCCCGCGGGCTCGGCACCGGCGGGTACGCGCTCGTCGTCGGGCCCGCATCCGGAGCGACCGACCTGCCCCCGGACCCTGCCCAGGGTCCCGGCCACCTCGTCAAGGCCCGGTACACCCCCCTGCAGACGATGGTGCTGGGCGTCGACGAGCAGGAGTCCCCGCACCACGCGACCCTGGCCGACGCCGACAGCCTCGACGGTATGCCCGTCGTCGTCGCGGACCTGCACTCCGCGCTGCCCGCGGTCGTCGCGGGGCTGCGGCACGCCGCTGGTCGCGCCGCCACGGGCCCGGACAGCCTGAAGGTCGCCTACATCATGACCGACGGCGGTGCGCTGCCCGCCGCGTTCTCCCGCACCATCGCCGCCCTGCGCGACGCCGACTGGCTCACCACCTGCGTCACCGTCGGCCAGGCCTACGGCGGCGACCTGGAAGCCGTCACCGTGCACACCGGCCTCCTGGCCGCCCGGCACGTCACCGGATGCGACGTCGCGATCGTCGCCCAGGGACCCGGCAACCTCGGCACCGGCACCCGCTGGGGCTACTCCGGTGTCGCCGCCGGTGAGGCGATCAACGCCGCCGCCACCCTCGGCGGCCGCCCGGTCGCCTCCCTGCGCCTGTCCGGCGCGGACCCCCGCGACCGGCACCTCGGCGTCTCCCACCACTCACTGACCGCGTACGGCCGGGTCGCCCTCGCACCCGCCGACATCCCCGTCCCGGTCCCCACCGCCGACGTCGAGACCCTGCCCAACTGGGGCGCACCACTCACCCGACGCGTCCGCGAACAGGCCCTGACGCTCACCAACCCCGGCCGGCACACCCTCGTCGACATCCCCGCCGACGCCACCCTCGTCGAGACCCTGCGCACCTCCCCCGCCGGGCTACGCACCATGGGCCGCAACCTCGACGGCGACCCCGCATCCTTCGTCGCAGCCGCCGTCGCCGGAATCCACGCCCACCACCTCACCCAGAGCAGCTCCGACACCGCGCAGCCCGCATGA
- the tatA gene encoding Sec-independent protein translocase subunit TatA, with protein MGTLQPWHWIVLLVVVLLLFGSSRLPGLAKSVGQSMKIFKKEVKELRDDKSDDADGNAADNAPGASTRSTTGSATGATTSSDSVPGLISNRDRDIPKA; from the coding sequence ATGGGCACACTGCAGCCGTGGCACTGGATCGTCCTGCTCGTCGTCGTCCTGCTGCTCTTCGGGTCCAGCCGACTGCCGGGGCTGGCCAAGAGCGTGGGCCAGTCGATGAAGATCTTCAAGAAGGAGGTCAAGGAGCTGCGTGACGACAAGTCCGACGACGCTGACGGCAACGCTGCCGACAACGCACCGGGCGCGTCGACCCGCTCCACGACTGGATCGGCGACGGGCGCGACGACGAGCTCCGACTCGGTACCGGGCTTGATCTCCAACAGGGACCGCGACATCCCCAAGGCCTGA
- a CDS encoding helix-turn-helix transcriptional regulator, whose protein sequence is MPIDLPAPLSVQPTSPLPGLNPAERLLNLVIALVNTNAAMTKQQVRTAVAGYADAPSAEAFERMFERDKDMLRALGIPVVTVGSGGHTDELGYRIDQDAYALPSIDLTPAELGVLSLAAQFWQDKTLQTDINRAMVKLRAAGAGDPSADALAGLAPSVRAVGDAYGPLMEAIEARRVVTFSYRAAYNGAVLTRHVEPWRIAARDGGWYLMCFDRDRQAPRVFRMSRIESRVRITGPTDAYQIPDFETDAMLGKGPHGEVKQAVLAVRPERAGALRARAKAVPDGERGTYIEHLTEAGTDPAGWDILQVPYRSRSGMASEAAGYGAAVVVLEPEPVREETVRRLTAAAALGSEIHRG, encoded by the coding sequence ATGCCCATCGACCTGCCCGCCCCGCTGTCCGTCCAGCCGACCAGCCCGCTCCCCGGCCTGAACCCGGCCGAGCGGCTGCTGAACCTTGTCATCGCGCTGGTGAACACGAACGCGGCCATGACCAAGCAGCAGGTGCGTACGGCCGTGGCCGGGTATGCCGACGCGCCCAGCGCCGAGGCGTTCGAGCGGATGTTCGAGCGGGACAAGGACATGCTGCGCGCTCTCGGCATCCCTGTGGTGACGGTCGGCTCCGGTGGGCACACCGACGAGCTCGGGTACCGGATCGACCAGGACGCTTACGCCCTGCCGTCGATCGACCTCACTCCCGCGGAGCTCGGTGTGCTGTCCCTGGCGGCCCAGTTCTGGCAGGACAAGACGCTGCAGACCGATATCAACCGGGCCATGGTGAAGCTGCGCGCCGCGGGTGCGGGGGACCCCTCGGCGGACGCGCTGGCCGGCCTCGCGCCGTCCGTCCGCGCCGTGGGTGACGCCTACGGGCCCCTGATGGAGGCGATCGAAGCGCGCCGCGTGGTCACGTTCAGCTACCGCGCCGCGTACAACGGGGCGGTCCTGACCCGGCACGTCGAGCCCTGGCGCATCGCGGCCCGTGACGGCGGCTGGTACCTCATGTGCTTCGACCGCGACCGGCAGGCACCGCGCGTGTTCCGCATGTCGCGCATCGAGTCCCGTGTGCGGATCACCGGCCCTACCGACGCTTATCAGATCCCCGACTTCGAGACCGACGCCATGCTCGGCAAGGGACCGCACGGCGAGGTCAAGCAAGCGGTGCTCGCGGTGCGCCCCGAACGCGCCGGAGCGCTGCGCGCCCGCGCCAAGGCAGTGCCCGACGGCGAGCGCGGCACCTACATCGAGCACCTCACCGAGGCGGGAACCGACCCCGCGGGCTGGGACATCCTGCAGGTGCCCTACCGGTCCCGGTCCGGCATGGCGTCCGAGGCCGCCGGGTACGGGGCGGCCGTCGTCGTCCTGGAACCAGAACCGGTCCGCGAGGAGACCGTGCGCCGGCTCACCGCCGCCGCGGCGCTCGGCTCGGAGATCCACCGTGGCTGA
- the tatC gene encoding twin-arginine translocase subunit TatC, with the protein MPLLEHLLELRKRFVLIAVGLVVGAVVGWLLYDPLLVLLQRPLVVAEELRGNEMTLNFAGPMAALDLKIKSSLFLAVFITCPWWLYQVWAFITPGLNRHEKKYAYGFVGAAFPLFLGGAYMAWLVFPHAIQLLSGFLPDNATAFTNAQEYLSLVMRLLIAFGLAFLSPVVLVGLNFAGLMSGKALLGGWRWAILVAFTFAAIITPTPDALTMILVALPICVLYFGAVGVSVLHDRSVERRLLADAEV; encoded by the coding sequence ATGCCTCTGCTCGAGCATCTCCTCGAGCTGCGCAAGAGATTCGTCCTGATAGCGGTCGGCCTCGTGGTCGGCGCCGTCGTCGGATGGCTGCTCTACGACCCGCTGCTGGTCCTGCTCCAGCGACCGCTGGTGGTCGCCGAGGAGTTGCGGGGCAACGAGATGACCCTGAACTTCGCCGGGCCGATGGCGGCACTGGACCTGAAGATCAAGTCGTCCCTGTTCCTCGCGGTGTTCATCACCTGCCCCTGGTGGCTGTACCAGGTGTGGGCGTTCATCACGCCGGGCCTGAACAGACACGAGAAGAAGTACGCGTACGGGTTCGTCGGCGCAGCGTTCCCGCTGTTCCTCGGCGGGGCCTACATGGCGTGGCTCGTGTTCCCGCACGCGATCCAGCTCCTGTCCGGGTTCCTGCCGGACAACGCGACAGCGTTCACCAACGCCCAGGAGTACCTGTCCCTGGTGATGCGACTGCTCATCGCGTTCGGGCTCGCGTTCCTGTCCCCGGTGGTGCTGGTGGGCCTCAACTTCGCGGGCCTGATGTCGGGCAAAGCACTCCTGGGCGGGTGGCGGTGGGCCATCCTCGTCGCGTTCACGTTCGCCGCGATCATCACGCCCACGCCGGACGCCCTGACGATGATCCTCGTCGCGCTGCCGATCTGCGTGCTCTACTTCGGCGCCGTCGGTGTGTCGGTGCTGCACGACAGGAGCGTCGAGCGCCGGCTCCTCGCGGACGCGGAGGTCTGA
- a CDS encoding DEAD/DEAH box helicase has product MSDLSPAERYTAYRSQSRSAAQHPELARFRDVVGFQLDEFQVQACEALEQGRAVLVAAPTGAGKTVVGEFAVHLALASGRKAFYTTPIKALSNQKYADLVRRHGPENVGLLTGDSTINGDAPVVVMTTEVLRNMLYAGSSTLDGLAYVVMDEVHYLADRFRGPVWEEVIIHLSDDVQLVSLSATVSNAEEFGDWLEMVRGDTAVVVSERRPVPLWQHVLMSSPEPRGKPRLLDLYDGHVDPTDPGTSPPINPDLSAAFRSGRGGNRPGDHGGPGHRGRGGARGRGRGDRGYRGGNGRRTSDGPGGGGGIGPSRRTPPRFIVIDALNADALLPAIYFVFSRAGCEAAVDQCLKAGLRLTSPQEEATIRAIVEARTTALPPEDLEVLGYWAWSQALARGIAAHHAGMLPVFKETVEELFSRGLVKVVFATETLALGINMPARSVVLDKLVKWDGSSHVPVTPGEYTQLTGRAGRRGIDVEGHAVVVDHPALDPVALAGLASKRLYPLKSSFRPTYNMAVNLVAQVGRDRAREVLETSFAQFQADRGVVGLAKQAQAHAEALDGYAKAMSCTEGDFGEYMDLRRAIKDREKELSRAVSGARRAEVVASLEQLRRGDVVEVPSGRRRGYVLVLDPGEPGGFDGPRPTVLTQERQVKKLTLADAPDGLETVTTVKIPKAFNPRKPDARRDLVSSMRNALGVLADDVPSAHSTSSPVTSAASRAARGGTAPTGRRTDAATDAELARLRKALKAHPCHACAERDDHARWAERWNKLKREHDQLVRRVEGRTGSIARTFDRTLDVLLTLGYLQRTSDQRTADQRIRVTDDGRWLRRLYAENDLLLAECLRRGVWDGLDPAGLAAVVSTVVYQGRRDDAPDPYIPGGPTGRLGVVLDATQRVWSEVDDLEEAHGIEATGALDLGLVGAMYRWASGKGLDSVLRGSDLAAGDFVRWCKQVIDVLDQLGGAAPSEKLRSTARKAQDAVLRGVVAYSSL; this is encoded by the coding sequence ATGAGCGACCTGAGCCCCGCCGAGCGGTACACGGCATACCGGTCACAGAGCCGTTCAGCGGCCCAGCACCCCGAGCTGGCCCGCTTCCGGGACGTCGTCGGGTTCCAGCTCGACGAGTTCCAGGTGCAGGCCTGCGAGGCCCTCGAACAGGGCCGCGCCGTGCTCGTGGCGGCCCCTACCGGGGCAGGCAAGACCGTGGTGGGCGAGTTCGCCGTCCACCTGGCCCTCGCGTCCGGCCGCAAGGCGTTCTACACGACGCCGATCAAGGCCCTGTCCAACCAGAAGTACGCCGACCTCGTACGCCGGCACGGGCCTGAGAACGTCGGCCTGCTCACGGGCGACTCCACGATCAACGGCGACGCACCAGTGGTGGTCATGACCACCGAGGTGCTGCGCAACATGCTCTACGCCGGGTCGTCCACCCTGGACGGGCTCGCCTACGTGGTCATGGACGAGGTGCACTACCTCGCCGACCGCTTCCGCGGCCCCGTCTGGGAAGAGGTCATCATCCACCTCTCCGACGACGTGCAGCTCGTCTCCCTGAGCGCGACGGTGTCCAACGCCGAGGAGTTCGGCGACTGGCTCGAGATGGTGCGCGGCGACACCGCCGTCGTCGTCTCCGAACGCCGGCCCGTACCCCTGTGGCAGCACGTCCTCATGTCCTCCCCGGAGCCGCGCGGCAAGCCCCGCCTCCTGGACCTGTACGACGGGCACGTCGACCCGACCGACCCCGGCACCAGCCCGCCCATCAACCCCGACCTGTCCGCCGCGTTCCGGTCCGGACGAGGCGGCAACCGCCCCGGCGACCACGGCGGCCCCGGCCACCGGGGCCGCGGCGGCGCCCGCGGACGCGGACGAGGCGACCGCGGGTACCGCGGCGGAAACGGCCGCCGCACCAGCGACGGCCCCGGCGGGGGCGGTGGCATCGGGCCGAGCCGACGCACCCCGCCGCGATTCATCGTCATCGACGCCCTCAACGCGGACGCCCTGCTGCCCGCGATCTACTTCGTGTTCTCCCGCGCGGGCTGCGAAGCCGCCGTCGACCAGTGCCTCAAGGCCGGGCTGCGCCTGACCAGCCCGCAGGAGGAAGCCACGATCCGCGCCATCGTCGAGGCACGCACCACCGCGCTGCCGCCCGAGGACCTCGAAGTGCTCGGCTACTGGGCCTGGTCACAGGCCCTGGCCCGAGGCATCGCCGCCCACCACGCCGGCATGCTGCCCGTGTTCAAGGAGACCGTCGAGGAGCTGTTCTCGCGCGGCCTGGTCAAGGTCGTGTTCGCCACCGAGACCCTCGCGCTCGGCATCAACATGCCCGCCCGGTCCGTGGTCCTGGACAAGCTCGTCAAGTGGGACGGCTCCAGCCACGTCCCGGTCACGCCCGGGGAGTACACCCAGCTCACCGGCCGCGCCGGGCGCCGCGGCATCGACGTCGAGGGCCACGCCGTCGTCGTCGACCACCCCGCCCTGGACCCGGTGGCGCTGGCCGGCCTCGCGTCCAAGCGCCTGTACCCGCTCAAGTCCAGCTTCCGGCCCACCTACAACATGGCCGTCAACCTCGTCGCCCAGGTCGGCCGCGACCGCGCCCGCGAGGTCCTGGAGACGTCGTTCGCGCAGTTCCAGGCCGACCGCGGCGTCGTCGGCCTCGCCAAGCAGGCCCAGGCACACGCCGAGGCCCTCGACGGGTACGCCAAGGCCATGAGCTGCACCGAAGGCGACTTCGGCGAGTACATGGACCTGCGCCGCGCCATCAAGGACCGCGAGAAAGAGCTCTCCCGCGCGGTGTCCGGCGCCCGCCGCGCCGAGGTCGTCGCCTCCCTGGAACAGCTGCGCCGCGGCGACGTCGTCGAGGTGCCGTCCGGGCGGCGGCGCGGGTACGTCCTCGTGCTCGACCCCGGCGAGCCCGGCGGCTTCGACGGACCCCGCCCCACGGTCCTGACCCAGGAACGCCAGGTCAAGAAGCTCACCCTCGCCGACGCGCCCGACGGGCTGGAGACCGTCACCACCGTCAAGATCCCCAAGGCGTTCAACCCCCGCAAGCCCGACGCACGCCGCGACCTCGTCTCCAGCATGCGCAACGCCCTAGGCGTCCTGGCCGACGACGTCCCCTCGGCGCACTCCACGAGCAGCCCCGTGACCAGCGCCGCGAGCCGAGCCGCCCGCGGCGGCACCGCCCCCACTGGACGCCGCACGGACGCCGCCACCGACGCCGAGCTCGCCCGCCTGCGCAAGGCCCTCAAGGCACATCCCTGCCACGCCTGCGCCGAACGCGACGACCACGCCCGCTGGGCGGAGCGCTGGAACAAGCTCAAGCGCGAGCACGACCAGCTCGTCCGCCGCGTCGAAGGACGCACCGGCTCCATCGCCCGCACCTTCGACCGCACCCTCGACGTGCTGCTGACCCTCGGCTACCTCCAGCGCACCTCAGACCAACGCACCGCTGACCAACGCATCCGCGTCACCGACGACGGCCGCTGGCTGCGCCGCCTCTACGCCGAGAACGACCTCCTGCTGGCCGAGTGCCTGCGCCGCGGCGTGTGGGACGGGCTCGACCCGGCGGGGCTGGCCGCCGTCGTCTCCACCGTCGTCTACCAGGGGCGGCGCGACGACGCCCCCGACCCGTACATCCCCGGCGGCCCGACCGGGCGCCTCGGAGTCGTCCTGGACGCCACGCAGCGCGTGTGGTCCGAGGTCGACGACCTCGAGGAAGCGCACGGCATCGAGGCCACCGGGGCGCTCGACCTGGGCCTGGTCGGCGCGATGTACCGGTGGGCGTCCGGCAAGGGCCTGGACAGCGTGCTGCGCGGCTCTGACCTGGCCGCGGGTGACTTCGTGCGGTGGTGCAAGCAGGTCATCGACGTCCTGGACCAGCTCGGCGGCGCCGCGCCGTCCGAGAAGCTGCGCTCGACCGCCCGCAAGGCGCAGGACGCGGTCCTGCGCGGAGTCGTGGCGTACTCCAGCCTCTGA
- a CDS encoding DUF4129 domain-containing protein, with protein sequence MKATTRLTLVCLLITLVVLGAATATPWRLNPPELTTPELTMPTPETQPSPSGSPSQAATQENPPPPDLSWLVPIITAIITILATALIILVIRELLAARSRRMAARHDNLTGGTAAGADDEAVNLPELQDAVTRALAHLDGHARPRDAVVAAWVALEEAAARAGTHRNPAQTPTEFAGTVLAATPAPPTAVTHLRTLYQRARFTDRPIDAPAVNQAREALADIARSLDVKAPVRAPVRAPVKAAVEGNQVEGTP encoded by the coding sequence ATGAAGGCGACCACCCGCCTGACCCTCGTCTGCCTGCTCATCACGCTCGTCGTTCTCGGCGCCGCCACCGCCACCCCCTGGCGCCTCAACCCACCCGAGCTGACCACCCCCGAGCTCACCATGCCCACCCCCGAGACCCAGCCCAGCCCCTCCGGCAGCCCCAGCCAAGCCGCCACCCAAGAAAACCCACCCCCACCAGACCTCAGCTGGCTCGTCCCCATCATCACCGCGATCATCACAATCCTCGCCACCGCCCTGATCATCCTCGTCATCCGCGAGCTCCTCGCAGCACGCAGCCGCCGCATGGCAGCCCGCCACGACAACCTCACCGGCGGCACCGCAGCAGGCGCCGACGACGAAGCCGTCAACCTGCCCGAGCTCCAGGACGCCGTCACCCGCGCCCTCGCCCACCTCGACGGACACGCCCGCCCCCGCGACGCCGTCGTCGCCGCCTGGGTAGCCCTCGAAGAAGCCGCCGCCCGCGCCGGCACCCACCGCAACCCCGCCCAGACCCCCACCGAATTCGCCGGCACCGTCCTGGCCGCCACCCCCGCACCACCCACCGCCGTAACCCACCTACGCACCCTCTACCAGCGCGCCCGCTTCACCGACCGCCCCATCGACGCACCAGCCGTCAACCAGGCCCGCGAGGCGCTCGCGGACATCGCGCGCAGCCTGGACGTCAAGGCCCCAGTCAGGGCTCCAGTCAGGGCTCCAGTCAAGGCCGCAGTCGAGGGCAACCAAGTCGAGGGCACCCCATGA
- a CDS encoding AAA family ATPase: MPDLSSARPSTTPRTPAPQSAGTPAAPQPHPLAVRDVAALGEQVLTEVGTAVVGMHDALRTALATILAGGHVLFEDVPGLGKTLAARSLATALGLDFARLQCTPDLLPADITGSSVFDPATRTFEFRPGPVFTGLFLADEINRTAPKTQSALLEAMAERQVSIEGTSRPLPNPFHVLATSNPVEYEGTYPLPEAQLDRFMVRLAVGYPDQAQEAEVLSRRLARRHEAATVRQVVDPATVRAMQAGTEAVAVDPDVVRYCVDLTAATRGHRALEVGASPRGSQNLVLLARAIAVLDGRDYVLPEDVKRIAVPVLAHRITLTPTAWASATRPETIVADLLHTVPTPTTVRTR, encoded by the coding sequence GTGCCTGACCTCAGCAGCGCCCGCCCGAGCACCACTCCCCGGACGCCGGCACCCCAGTCCGCCGGCACCCCAGCCGCGCCCCAGCCGCACCCCCTCGCCGTCCGCGACGTCGCAGCGCTCGGCGAGCAGGTCCTCACCGAGGTCGGCACCGCCGTCGTCGGCATGCACGACGCCCTCCGGACCGCCCTGGCGACCATCCTCGCGGGCGGGCACGTGCTCTTCGAGGACGTCCCCGGCCTCGGCAAGACCCTCGCCGCCCGCTCCCTGGCCACCGCCCTCGGCCTCGACTTCGCCCGCCTGCAGTGCACCCCCGACCTGCTCCCCGCCGACATCACCGGATCCTCCGTGTTCGACCCCGCGACCCGCACCTTCGAGTTCCGGCCCGGACCCGTCTTCACCGGCCTCTTCCTCGCCGACGAGATCAACCGCACCGCCCCCAAGACCCAGTCCGCACTCCTGGAAGCCATGGCCGAACGACAGGTCTCCATCGAGGGCACCAGCCGCCCCCTGCCCAACCCCTTCCACGTCCTGGCCACGTCCAACCCCGTCGAGTACGAAGGCACCTACCCCCTGCCCGAGGCCCAGCTCGACCGCTTCATGGTCCGCCTCGCCGTCGGCTACCCCGACCAGGCCCAAGAAGCCGAAGTGCTGAGCCGCCGGCTCGCCCGCAGGCACGAGGCCGCGACCGTCCGCCAGGTCGTCGACCCCGCCACCGTCCGCGCCATGCAAGCCGGCACCGAAGCCGTCGCTGTCGACCCCGACGTCGTCCGCTACTGCGTCGACCTCACCGCCGCCACCCGCGGCCACCGCGCCCTCGAGGTCGGCGCCTCCCCCCGCGGCTCCCAGAACCTCGTGCTCTTGGCCCGCGCCATCGCCGTCCTCGACGGACGCGACTACGTACTGCCCGAGGACGTCAAGCGCATCGCCGTACCCGTCCTCGCCCACCGCATCACCCTGACCCCCACCGCCTGGGCCTCCGCCACCCGCCCCGAGACCATCGTCGCCGACCTCCTGCACACCGTGCCCACCCCCACCACGGTCCGCACCCGATGA